The genomic DNA CCCTGCCTTTTCGGCATCCCCAAACGGCAGCATCCTCCTTTGTGCAGTTTTGGCGCTTCACAAAGCACTTCACTTTCGAGGACCAACACACTCCGCATTCCAGGGACGCTCCCATCGCTCTCCCCTCCCCGCCTTTAGGGGACCCGCCACTCTCCCTGCTTTTTCCGTCgagggcagcagctcctggcagacATCCCCCAGATGGAGACTCCCCCTTTTCCAGCCTTACcgcccctctccctccctggcATCCCAAAAGTGTCGAGGGTCTGTGTAACCGGAGCGATTTCATCCATATTTTGCCATTGTCGAATTAGGTTTGAGATGGAGACAGCTGCCTGGGGTACGACTGGTGGCCCCCCGAGAGGCATGGGGCGGCTGTCCCGACGGGGCGCCCTGGGAAGGGCCTGCGGGGCACCTCGGGAGGAGGAAGCCCCAAAAGCAAGTGGCGAGCATGGGCTTCCAAAACTTCTTCCTAATATGTGCTGCAGCTTTCCCCAGGCTGCTTACTCACTTATTTTCTAAACGAAAGGAATCCCTCCTGCTTCCCCCGCTGCCGCCTTCTTTTTAGGAAAACGTTGGCTGCCTTCCCCTAGTATTGCCTTCAGTCGCCCGCCTTGGGCACGAGTACACACAGCCTCGGCCTCGCGTGGGTGTGGGGGTGTGTGCGTTGCATCAGGGCGTGCTTTCCCGCCTCATCGATGAATGAATGacggccaaaaaaaaaaaagggaagaaaagaaaaggaagccGAGTGCAGAGCCCGGCAGCAGCCCTGCTCGTGGGCTGCTCTCAGCCATGGAGAGAAATCCCGCAGCCCCGCAAACGTAAACACGGCGGCGCAGCGCCTCCGAGCAGGGTGCCCCGTCCAGCGCCGGGGGAGCGGCAGCTGCTGCCCGCTGCTGCCCGCTGCCggcggggggggtgggcagCGGGTgcgccccgtcgggccccgcGCGAAGTTTTGCAAGTGCAACTTCGGGGGGCGGCGCGGACgggggggggggatgtggggggctgcgggggcggATCCCTGCTGCGCCGGCGGCCTGAAAGGGAGCCAATCGCGGCGCCCCAGCCGCTGCCAATCATCGGGATCCGTCCAATCCCTCCGGTGCCGTGTCCAAGCCGTATTTCCCACCGCGCCGCTGAAGTGTGGTGAGGGCTCTGCCAATCGCGGGCGGCCAGAGCGGGGCCGGGGATGCGCGGAGTTAGGAGCGCAGACAAAAGAAGTTAAAGAGCCGCTTAATATATACATGTTTTTGAAGGCGggtagagggaaaaaaataacaacagcgAGCGTAGATGGGCTTGGCTGTGTCGTTATGGAGCCCCCTTTGAGCAAGAGGAACCCGACACTGAGATTAGCGGATTTGGCAGCGGCTCAGCCCCATCCTCACCAGAACATGACAGGCTTCCCGGGGCTGGGGAACCACCACGTCCACCCCCACCACGCGGCCCACCTCCACCCCGGGGACGCGGGTGGCGACCCTGGCGGCGCCCTCACACCGCTCGGACCCGAGCACATGGCGCAGCCCGCCGCCCTCAAGCTCACGCCCGAGGCGCtcaccgccgccgccgctgccttcgccgcgcccgccgccaccaccaccgccgccgctgccgccgccaccgccgccgccgccaccaccgCCGCCGCCTacgcgccgcccgccgccgccctcccGGGCTACCCGtcggggggcgcggcgggccGGGACTTCCTCCTGCGGCGGGAgctgcccgccgccgccgccgtgcATGGGGCGCTGGGCGAGCAGCACCCGCCCGCCAGCTCCCCCCACCTCCCGCACCCGCCGCCCCACGGCGTCTTCATCTCGGCCGCCGGCACTTACGGGACGGCCGACGGCGCGCACGCCGCcttcccgccgccgccgcccggcgaGCAGGGCGCGCCCGCCGGCCGCCACCCGCCGCTCAACGGGCAGATGCGCTTGGGGCtggcggccgccgccggggaGCTCTACGGACGCGCCGAGGCGCACTACGGggccgctgccgcctcctcctcgGCGTTGCAAGGCTACGGCTCCGTCAACCTCAACctggcagcggcggcggcggccggccACGGGCACCCGCAccacccccatccccaccaccaccaccatcatcaccaccatcacCATGCCCACgtcggggcggcggcggctgcggccgGAGCTTTCTTGCGGTACATGCGGCAGCCCATCAAGCAAGAGCTGATCTGCAAGTGGATCGACCGGGAGCCTCCTCCTCCGCCTCCGCCTCCGACACCGGGCGCTAGGAAGCCTTGCTCTAAAACTTTCAGCACGATGCAGGAGCTGGTGAGCCATGTCACCGTGGAGCACGTCGGCGGGCCCGAGCAGAGCAGCCACGTGTGCTATTGGGAGGAGTGTCCCCGCGAAGGCAAGCCCTTCAAAGCGAAATACAAACTCATCAACCACATCCGAGTGCACACGGGAGAAAagcccttcccctgccccttccccggcTGCGGGAAGGTCTTCGCCCGCTCCGAAAACCTCAAGATCCACAAGCGGACTCATACAGGTGGgtgctccccctccccccctcgCCGCCTCTCTaagtcttttcttccttttttttttttttttcccatttccacctcttttcctcctctgctacGCATCGCCGAACATGTGACTTTTTCATGAATAAGTAATTCGGCAGCACACGGGCCACGCACAGACAGCCACGCACAGACAGACAGCCGCACACATGCACCCGGCCCCTCTGCCCTGCACACACGTGTTCCtccgccccccccaccccccgcacCTTGGGcagctccctccccaccccctctGCCACCCACCTCCCCACACCCCGGCACCAGCGGATAAATACACCGATTAATAAATAACGCAGTGTCCAGGGGGAGGTAAACAGCAACCCCTGCGGAACAGCGAGGAGAGGATGCGCACCCGCACGGCTCAGCTCCCACCGACCCTGCCTGGGGCACCCCGTGGGGGCTCACCCCGCGGCTGGGGAGAGCTGCGCGGTGCC from Caloenas nicobarica isolate bCalNic1 chromosome 1, bCalNic1.hap1, whole genome shotgun sequence includes the following:
- the ZIC5 gene encoding LOW QUALITY PROTEIN: zinc finger protein ZIC 5 (The sequence of the model RefSeq protein was modified relative to this genomic sequence to represent the inferred CDS: inserted 3 bases in 2 codons) — its product is MFLKAGRGKKITTASVDGLGCVVMEPPLSKRNPTLRLADLAAAQPHPHQNMTGFPGLGNHHVHPHHAAHLHPGDAGGDPGGALTPLGPEHMAQPAALKLTPEALTAAAAAXSPRPPPPPPPPLPPPPPPPPPPPPPTRRPPPXLPGYPSGGAAGRDFLLRRELPAAAAVHGALGEQHPPASSPHLPHPPPHGVFISAAGTYGTADGAHAAFPPPPPGEQGAPAGRHPPLNGQMRLGLAAAAGELYGRAEAHYGAAAASSSALQGYGSVNLNLAAAAAAGHGHPHHPHPHHHHHHHHHHHAHVGAAAAAAGAFLRYMRQPIKQELICKWIDREPPPPPPPPTPGARKPCSKTFSTMQELVSHVTVEHVGGPEQSSHVCYWEECPREGKPFKAKYKLINHIRVHTGEKPFPCPFPGCGKVFARSENLKIHKRTHTGEKPFKCEFDGCERKFANSSDRKKHSHVHTSDKPYYCKIRGCDKSYTHPSSLRKHMKIHCKSPPPSPPPGSQAYAAAGPPDGPLPPEADPAAEPPRGRAAALSPPVTNLSEWYVCQAGGAPRRPRTPSSRDTSPASEGDEPHRTSGGRTAP